The following are from one region of the Corylus avellana chromosome ca1, CavTom2PMs-1.0 genome:
- the LOC132167674 gene encoding protein SUPPRESSOR OF K(+) TRANSPORT GROWTH DEFECT 1-like — MYSNFKEHAIAYVKQAVKEDDDGNYSKAFPLYMNALEYFRTHLKYEKNPKIKEAITQKVMEYLRRAEEIRAILDCGGNGPNGDVAAATQPKTKSKGGEGKEGNDPELAKLRAGLDSAIIREKPNVKWSDVAGLESAKQALQEAVILPVKFPQFFTGKRRPWRAFLLYGPPGTGKSYLAKAVATEADSTFFSISSSDLVSKWMGESEKLVSNLFQMARDSAPSIIFIDEIDSLCGQRGEGNESEASRRIKTELLVQMQGVGHDDEKVLVLAATNTPYALDQAIRRRFDKRIYIPLPDLKARQHMFKVHLGDTPHNLTESDFEHLAYKTEGFSGSDISVCVKDVLFEPVRKTSDAKFFTNTSNGMWIPCEPSQPGAVQITLPELDAQGLASKIQPPPITRTDFDKVLARQKPTVSKADLEVHERFTMEFGEEG, encoded by the exons ATGTATAGCAATTTTAAGGAGCATGCGATAGCGTATGTGAAGCAAGCAGTTAAAGAAGATGACGATGGAAACTATAGTAAGGCATTTCCCCTCTATATGAATGCATTAGAGTACTTCAGGACCCATTTGAAGTATGAGAAGAATCCAAAGATTAAGGAAGCGATTACTCAGAAGGTTATGGAATATTTGAGGAGGGCAGAGGAGATAAGGGCCATTCTTGATTGTGGAGGAAATGGGCCTAATGGTGATGTAGCAGCTGCTACGCAACCAAAGACAAAGTCGAAGGGTGGAGAAGGGAAAGAAGGGAACGATCCGGAGCTAGCAAAGCTCCGGGCTGGCCTTGATTCTGCGATAATTAGGGAGAAACCGAATGTGAAGTGGAGTGACGTGGCTGGTCTTGAGAGTGCCAAACAGGCATTGCAAGAGGCTGTCATACTGCCTGTTAAGTTTCCCCAGTTTTTTACTG GGAAGAGACGACCATGGAGGGCTTTTCTACTATATGGTCCACCTGGAACAGGGAAGTCCTATTTAGCAAAGGCCGTTGCAACAGAAGCAGACTCAACTTTCTTCAG TATTTCTTCATCAGACCTTGTTTCAAAATGGATGGGTGAAAGTGAAAAGCTAGTCTCGAATCTTTTCCAAATGGCTCGTGATAGTGCTCCTTCCATAATCTTCATTGACGAAATTGATTCCTTATGTGGTCAACGGGGTGAAGGCAATGAGAGTGAAGCATCTCGACGTATCAAAACGGAATTGCTTGTACAGATGCAG GGTGTAGGCCATGATGATGAGAAAGTTTTGGTTCTTGCAGCCACAAATACACCTTATGCTTTGGATCAG GCCATCCGGCGTCGTTTTGATAAGCGAATATATATCCCTCTTCCAGATTTGAAGGCAAGGCAGCACATGTTTAAG GTGCATCTTGGGGACACTCCTCATAACTTAACTGAAAGTGATTTTGAGCATTTGGCCTACAAAACAGAAGGGTTTTCAGGTTCAGATATATCAGTTTGT GTTAAGGATGTACTATTTGAACCTGTTCGTAAAACCAGTGATGCTAAATTCTTCACAAATACCTCTAATGGCATGTGGATCCCTTGTGAACCTTCTCAACCGGGAGCTGTTCAGATTACCTTGCCGGAACTTGATGCCCAAGGCCTAGCTTCAAAG ATCCAGCCACCACCAATCACAAGAACAGATTTTGATAAAGTGCTTGCTAGACAGAAGCCAACTGTAAGTAAAGCAGACCTTGAGGTGCATGAGAGATTCACTATGGAGTTTGGGGAGGAAGGCTGA
- the LOC132167840 gene encoding uncharacterized protein LOC132167840, whose translation MASQVIQNSSGLDTVIEIEEINSTNIARNTLVEERKMPNNINTGRDNNGHFDQYKEFVKDVQRGDWYDIRKFLEQHPNALNEKITAQGKTALHIAVASGHDDIVEKLVYKMSEESLEIQDNDGWTALAETAFAGNYRMAVCMYTKNYKRLASIGNVDGRLLVVLAVEGGYKELAYYLYSRTPREDLKGINGATLCTKAIYTRTLAIALDLLDNDRHLALAPDKENVSPLYALASTPNAFPSENQLVFWKRWIYKYC comes from the exons ATGGCTTCACAGGTTATTCAAAATTCGTCCGGGCTGGACACAGTTATTGAGATTGAGGAGATTAATTCTACAAATATTGCTCGGAATACTTTGGTAGAAGAGCGTAAGATGCCCAACAATATTAACACAG GGAGGGACAACAATGGACATTTTGATCAATATAAAGAATTTGTTAAGGATGTGCAACGTGGAGATTGGTACGATATAAGGAAGTTCCTTGAGCAGCATCCCAACGCATTGAATGAGAAGATCACAGCTCAGGGCAAGACAGCTCTTCACATTGCTGTTGCTTCGGGACATGATGATATAGTGGAGAAGCTGGTATATAAAATGTCGGAAGAAAGCTTGGAAATACAAGATAATGATGGTTGGACAGCTCTAGCTGAGACAGCTTTTGCTGGTAACTACCGGATGGCAGTGTGCATGTATACAAAGAATTACAAGCGCTTGGCCAGCATTGGAAACGTGGATGGACGTCTTCTGGTTGTTCTCGCTGTTGAAGGTGGTTATAAAGAATTGGCTTACTATCTCTATTCTCGCACTCCGCGGGAAGATCTAAAAGGCATCAATGGTGCTACACTTTGTACGAAGGCTATATATACCCGGACGTTAG CTATTGCTTTGGATTTACTCGACAATGATCGACATTTGGCTCTTGCTCCAGACAAAGAGAATGTCTCCCCTTTGTATGCCTTGGCTTCTACACCTAACGCATTCCCAAGTGAAAATCAGCTTGTGTTTTGGAAACGATGGATCTACAAATACTGTTAG